Proteins from a genomic interval of Hemicordylus capensis ecotype Gifberg chromosome 14, rHemCap1.1.pri, whole genome shotgun sequence:
- the LOC128337285 gene encoding loricrin-like, which yields MGGGSGGGCGGGGGGGGGGGGGSGGIKVIGGGSSGGSCGGGGSGGVKIIGGGSSGGCGGGGGGGGGGGGSGGIKVIGGGSSGGSCGGGGSGGVKIIGGGSSGGCGGGGGGGGGGGSGGIKVIGGGSSGGSCGGGGSGGVKIIGGGSSGGGSICGGGGSGGQSSGCCIGGGSGGGGGSGGQSIIVPCGGGSSGGQSSGCCIGGSGGGGGGGGGGSSGGQTIIVPCGGGSSGGQSSGCCIGGGSGGGGGGSGGQSIIVPCGGGSSGGQSSGGCIGGGSGGGGGGSGGQSIIVPCGGGSSGGQSSGGCIGGGSGGGGGGSGGQTIIVPCGGGSSGGQSSGGCIGGGSGGGGSGGQTIIVSGGGSGGQGSGCGGGSGGGSMQAKQPVCLPPCLGQTKQPCQWPPSQK from the coding sequence ATGGGCGGAGGATCCGGTGgtggatgtggtggtggtggtggtggaggaggaggaggaggagggggatcaGGTGGTATTAAAGTAATTGGAGGAGGATCCAGTGGCGGCAGTTGCGGTGGTGGTGGATCAGGTGGTGTGAAGATTATTGGAGGAGGATCCAGTgggggatgtggtggtggtggtggaggaggaggaggaggaggaggatcaggtgGTATTAAAGTAATTGGAGGAGGATCCAGTGGTGGTAGTTGCGGTGGTGGTGGATCAGGTGGTGTGAAGATTATTGGAGGAGGATCCAGTgggggatgtggtggtggtggaggaggaggaggaggaggaggatcaggtgGTATTAAAGTCATTGGCGGAGGATCCAGTGGAGGTAGTTGTGGTGGAGGAGGATCAGGTGGTGTGAAGATTATTGGCGGAGGATCCAGTGGAGGAGGATCCATttgtggaggagggggaagtggcgGCCAGAGTTCTGGCTGCTGCATCGGAGGAgggtctggtggtggtggtggctcaggAGGCCAGTCCATTATCGTACCATGTGGTGGTGGAAGCAGTGGTGGCCAGAGCTCTGGCTGCTGCATCGGAGGctctggtggcggcggcggtggcggcggcggtggcagctcAGGAGGCCAGACTATTATAGTACCATGTGGTGGTGGAAGCAGCGGTGGCCAGAGTTCTGGCTGCTGCATCGGAGGAGggtctggtggtggtggcggtggctcaGGAGGCCAGTCCATTATCGTACCATGTGGTGGTGGAAGCAGTGGTGGCCAGAGCTCTGGCGGCTGCATCGGAGGAGggtctggtggtggtggcggtggctcaGGAGGCCAGTCCATTATCGTACCATGTGGTGGTGGAAGCAGTGGTGGCCAGAGCTCTGGCGGCTGCATCGGAGGAGggtctggtggtggtggcggtggctcaGGTGGGCAGACCATTATCGTACCATGTGGTGGTGGAAGCAGTGGTGGCCAGAGCTCTGGCGGCTGCATCGGAGGAGGCTCTGGTGGTGGCGGCTCAGGTGGGCAGACCATAATCGTatcaggaggtggcagtggtggccaagGTTCCGGGTGCGGAGGAGGATCCGGTGGGGGCTCAATGCAAGCCAAGCAGCCCGTCTGCCTCCCGCCATGCTTAGGTCAAACCAAACAACCCTGCCAGTGGCCACCGAGCCAGAAGTAA